The Campylobacter anatolicus nucleotide sequence ATCAAGCCAACGCCCTCATAAGTGGGCACTATCCTAAAAAACGAGAAACCTCCTTTAATATTTCGCTGCATTCGCGAGCAGGCATATCATCAAGCTCAGCTTCGCTTAGGCATGTTAAATTTGAAGCCATTTTAAAGATTATATCGCTATCGCTTCCACCACCGCTCATTGCAAACCTTAGATCACGACCCTTTGGATGTCTTATTTTTAGCTCTTTATCGCCGTCTAGTTTTATGATAGTGTATTTTTCACCGTTTTCTTCTACGATGTTATTATTCTCTACTTTTGCTTTTT carries:
- a CDS encoding phage tail assembly protein codes for the protein MKKAKVENNNIVEENGEKYTIIKLDGDKELKIRHPKGRDLRFAMSGGGSDSDIIFKMASNLTCLSEAELDDMPARECSEILKEVSRFLG